A DNA window from Vanacampus margaritifer isolate UIUO_Vmar chromosome 19, RoL_Vmar_1.0, whole genome shotgun sequence contains the following coding sequences:
- the fdft1 gene encoding squalene synthase isoform X1, translating to MAAGACCKCPISLAVLKRSLSAAPRGPTAACPRSLLLSGRKRDGERGLREAARSASVPRAAAIGRHAALCCLSCQESMSQSLRTCYVYLNQTSRSFAAVIQALDGELRHAVCIFYLVLRALDTVEDDMSIPLHRKVPMLNDFHSYLYQDAWSFSESQEKDRQVLEDFPTISLEFRNLAEEYREVISDICHRMGVGMAQFLEKKVGSMKEWDEYCHYVAGLVGIGLSRLFSASQLEEPQVGWDADLANSMGLFLQKTNIIRDYLEDTKEGRAFWPQEAWSQFAGRLEDLAQPDKLESALACLNLLVTDALRHVPDVIAYLARLRNQSVFNFCAIPQVMAIATLSSCYNNPRVFQGVVKIRKGQAVTLMMEATNMPAVQNLICQYSQEILRKVSPADPSRDETLRILALIREKCQTSGLPVRSPHLSPVYLSAAMLLAAVSWQYLSAAAAQSQAAADMQGQ from the exons ATGGCCGCCGGGGCGTGCTGCAAGTGTCCCATCTCGCTGGCCGTGCTCAAGCGCTCCCTGTCGGCGGCGCCGCGGGGCCCGACGGCCGCTTGCCCCCGCTCGCTGCTGCTGTCCGGTCGGAAGCGCGACGGCGAGCGGGGCCTGCGAGAGGCCGCCCGCTCGGCGAGCGTCCCGAGAGCGGCGGCCATCGGTCGTCACGCGGCCTTGTGTTGTCTGTCGTGCCAGGAGTCCATGAGCCAGAGCCTGAGGACGTGCTACGTGTACCTGAACCAGACCAGCAGGAGCTTCGCGGCTGTCATTCAGGCCTTGGACGGCGAGCTAAG ACACGCCGTGTGCATTTTCTACCTGGTGCTGCGTGCGTTGGACACGGTGGAAGACGACATGAGCATCCCCCTGCACAGGAAGGTTCCCATGCTCAACGATTTCCACTCGTACCTGTACCAGGACGCCTGGAGCTTCAGCGAGAGCCAAGAGAAAGACCGGCAAGTTCTGGAGGACTTTCCCACG ATATCGTTGGAATTCCGAAACCTGGCTGAAGAATACCGCGAGGTGATCTCGGACATCTGCCACCGCATGGGGGTGGGAATGGCCCAATTCCTGGAGAAGAAAGTGGGATCCATGAAGGAGTGGGACGAG TATTGCCACTATGTGGCGGGGCTGGTGGGCATCGGCCTGTCCCGCCTCTTCTCGGCGTCCCAGCTGGAGGAGCCGCAGGTGGGCTGGGACGCCGACTTGGCCAACTCCATGGGCCTCTTCCTGCAGAAGACCAACATCATCCGAGACTATCTGGAGGACACCAAGGAGGGGCGGGCCTTCTGGCCGCAGGAG GCGTGGAGCCAGTTTGCGGGCCGTCTGGAGGACCTGGCGCAGCCCGACAAGTTGGAATCGGCTCTGGCGTGCCTCAACCTGCTGGTCACGGATGCGCTGCGCCACGTGCCGGACGTCATCGCCTACCTGGCGCGCCTGCGCAACCAAAGCGTCTTCAACTTCTGCGCTATCCCGCAG GTGATGGCGATAGCGACACTGTCGTCGTGCTACAACAACCCCAGAGTGTTTCAGGGCGTGGTGAAAATCCGCAAGGGACAAGCCGTCACGCTCATGATGGAGGCCACCAACATGCCGGCCGTGCAGAACCTCATCTGCCAGTACAGCCAAGAG ATCCTGCGCAAGGTTTCGCCGGCCGACCCGTCCCGGGACGAGACGCTTCGCATCCTGGCGCTGATTCGGGAGAAATGTCAGACGTCCGGCCTGCCCGTCAGGAGCCCCCACCTGTCGCCCGTGTACCTGTCGGCAGCCATGCTGCTGGCGGCCGTCAGCTGGCAGTACCtgagcgccgccgccgcgcaGTCGCAGGCGGCCGCCGACATGCAGGGACAGTAA
- the fdft1 gene encoding squalene synthase isoform X2, translating to MDVVKSLGHPEEIYNLLKFKMGACRAVMPKLDYESMSQSLRTCYVYLNQTSRSFAAVIQALDGELRHAVCIFYLVLRALDTVEDDMSIPLHRKVPMLNDFHSYLYQDAWSFSESQEKDRQVLEDFPTISLEFRNLAEEYREVISDICHRMGVGMAQFLEKKVGSMKEWDEYCHYVAGLVGIGLSRLFSASQLEEPQVGWDADLANSMGLFLQKTNIIRDYLEDTKEGRAFWPQEAWSQFAGRLEDLAQPDKLESALACLNLLVTDALRHVPDVIAYLARLRNQSVFNFCAIPQVMAIATLSSCYNNPRVFQGVVKIRKGQAVTLMMEATNMPAVQNLICQYSQEILRKVSPADPSRDETLRILALIREKCQTSGLPVRSPHLSPVYLSAAMLLAAVSWQYLSAAAAQSQAAADMQGQ from the exons ATGGACGTCGTCAAGTCTCTGGGACACCCGGAAGAGATTTACAACCTCTTGAAATTTAAAATGGGAGCTTGCCGAGCCGTCATGCCCAAATTGGATTAC GAGTCCATGAGCCAGAGCCTGAGGACGTGCTACGTGTACCTGAACCAGACCAGCAGGAGCTTCGCGGCTGTCATTCAGGCCTTGGACGGCGAGCTAAG ACACGCCGTGTGCATTTTCTACCTGGTGCTGCGTGCGTTGGACACGGTGGAAGACGACATGAGCATCCCCCTGCACAGGAAGGTTCCCATGCTCAACGATTTCCACTCGTACCTGTACCAGGACGCCTGGAGCTTCAGCGAGAGCCAAGAGAAAGACCGGCAAGTTCTGGAGGACTTTCCCACG ATATCGTTGGAATTCCGAAACCTGGCTGAAGAATACCGCGAGGTGATCTCGGACATCTGCCACCGCATGGGGGTGGGAATGGCCCAATTCCTGGAGAAGAAAGTGGGATCCATGAAGGAGTGGGACGAG TATTGCCACTATGTGGCGGGGCTGGTGGGCATCGGCCTGTCCCGCCTCTTCTCGGCGTCCCAGCTGGAGGAGCCGCAGGTGGGCTGGGACGCCGACTTGGCCAACTCCATGGGCCTCTTCCTGCAGAAGACCAACATCATCCGAGACTATCTGGAGGACACCAAGGAGGGGCGGGCCTTCTGGCCGCAGGAG GCGTGGAGCCAGTTTGCGGGCCGTCTGGAGGACCTGGCGCAGCCCGACAAGTTGGAATCGGCTCTGGCGTGCCTCAACCTGCTGGTCACGGATGCGCTGCGCCACGTGCCGGACGTCATCGCCTACCTGGCGCGCCTGCGCAACCAAAGCGTCTTCAACTTCTGCGCTATCCCGCAG GTGATGGCGATAGCGACACTGTCGTCGTGCTACAACAACCCCAGAGTGTTTCAGGGCGTGGTGAAAATCCGCAAGGGACAAGCCGTCACGCTCATGATGGAGGCCACCAACATGCCGGCCGTGCAGAACCTCATCTGCCAGTACAGCCAAGAG ATCCTGCGCAAGGTTTCGCCGGCCGACCCGTCCCGGGACGAGACGCTTCGCATCCTGGCGCTGATTCGGGAGAAATGTCAGACGTCCGGCCTGCCCGTCAGGAGCCCCCACCTGTCGCCCGTGTACCTGTCGGCAGCCATGCTGCTGGCGGCCGTCAGCTGGCAGTACCtgagcgccgccgccgcgcaGTCGCAGGCGGCCGCCGACATGCAGGGACAGTAA
- the fdft1 gene encoding squalene synthase isoform X3, producing MSQSLRTCYVYLNQTSRSFAAVIQALDGELRHAVCIFYLVLRALDTVEDDMSIPLHRKVPMLNDFHSYLYQDAWSFSESQEKDRQVLEDFPTISLEFRNLAEEYREVISDICHRMGVGMAQFLEKKVGSMKEWDEYCHYVAGLVGIGLSRLFSASQLEEPQVGWDADLANSMGLFLQKTNIIRDYLEDTKEGRAFWPQEAWSQFAGRLEDLAQPDKLESALACLNLLVTDALRHVPDVIAYLARLRNQSVFNFCAIPQVMAIATLSSCYNNPRVFQGVVKIRKGQAVTLMMEATNMPAVQNLICQYSQEILRKVSPADPSRDETLRILALIREKCQTSGLPVRSPHLSPVYLSAAMLLAAVSWQYLSAAAAQSQAAADMQGQ from the exons ATGAGCCAGAGCCTGAGGACGTGCTACGTGTACCTGAACCAGACCAGCAGGAGCTTCGCGGCTGTCATTCAGGCCTTGGACGGCGAGCTAAG ACACGCCGTGTGCATTTTCTACCTGGTGCTGCGTGCGTTGGACACGGTGGAAGACGACATGAGCATCCCCCTGCACAGGAAGGTTCCCATGCTCAACGATTTCCACTCGTACCTGTACCAGGACGCCTGGAGCTTCAGCGAGAGCCAAGAGAAAGACCGGCAAGTTCTGGAGGACTTTCCCACG ATATCGTTGGAATTCCGAAACCTGGCTGAAGAATACCGCGAGGTGATCTCGGACATCTGCCACCGCATGGGGGTGGGAATGGCCCAATTCCTGGAGAAGAAAGTGGGATCCATGAAGGAGTGGGACGAG TATTGCCACTATGTGGCGGGGCTGGTGGGCATCGGCCTGTCCCGCCTCTTCTCGGCGTCCCAGCTGGAGGAGCCGCAGGTGGGCTGGGACGCCGACTTGGCCAACTCCATGGGCCTCTTCCTGCAGAAGACCAACATCATCCGAGACTATCTGGAGGACACCAAGGAGGGGCGGGCCTTCTGGCCGCAGGAG GCGTGGAGCCAGTTTGCGGGCCGTCTGGAGGACCTGGCGCAGCCCGACAAGTTGGAATCGGCTCTGGCGTGCCTCAACCTGCTGGTCACGGATGCGCTGCGCCACGTGCCGGACGTCATCGCCTACCTGGCGCGCCTGCGCAACCAAAGCGTCTTCAACTTCTGCGCTATCCCGCAG GTGATGGCGATAGCGACACTGTCGTCGTGCTACAACAACCCCAGAGTGTTTCAGGGCGTGGTGAAAATCCGCAAGGGACAAGCCGTCACGCTCATGATGGAGGCCACCAACATGCCGGCCGTGCAGAACCTCATCTGCCAGTACAGCCAAGAG ATCCTGCGCAAGGTTTCGCCGGCCGACCCGTCCCGGGACGAGACGCTTCGCATCCTGGCGCTGATTCGGGAGAAATGTCAGACGTCCGGCCTGCCCGTCAGGAGCCCCCACCTGTCGCCCGTGTACCTGTCGGCAGCCATGCTGCTGGCGGCCGTCAGCTGGCAGTACCtgagcgccgccgccgcgcaGTCGCAGGCGGCCGCCGACATGCAGGGACAGTAA